The following are encoded together in the Glycine soja cultivar W05 chromosome 5, ASM419377v2, whole genome shotgun sequence genome:
- the LOC114412151 gene encoding 36.4 kDa proline-rich protein-like — MSPKSKAKAMFIIFKILMLNLLPPIYACGPCTTPRYPKGPPHHGGGRPKVSPPLPPIIINPPVVPPPVVIYPPPISPPYPPPHGGGGSPPQRTCPVDALKLGLCLDVLGGLVHVGIGNPVENVCCPVIQGLLDLEAAICLCTVIRAKLLNLSIFLPIALQVLVTCGKTPPPGFVCPPLY; from the coding sequence ATGTCTCCAAAATCAAAGGCTAAAGCTatgttcatcatcttcaaaatattaatgttaaatCTTTTGCCACCAATATATGCATGTGGGCCATGCACTACGCCACGTTACCCCAAAGGGCCGCCCCATCACGGAGGAGGCCGGCCGAAAGTGTCGCCTCCGCTGCCGCCAATCATAATCAACCCTCCGGTGGTACCGCCACCGGTGGTGATATACCCTCCACCAATCTCACCGCCATACCCGCCGCCGCACGGTGGTGGTGGTTCTCCTCCACAAAGGACATGCCCAGTTGATGCCCTAAAATTGGGGCTTTGCTTGGATGTGCTTGGAGGATTGGTGCATGTGGGAATAGGGAACCCAGTTGAGAACGTGTGCTGTCCAGTTATACAAGGGTTGCTTGATCTTGAAGCTGCAATTTGTCTTTGCACCGTTATTAGGGCTAAGCTTCTTAACCTCAGCATCTTCCTTCCTATTGCACTTCAAGTCTTGGTCACTTGCGGGAAGACTCCTCCTCCTGGTTTTGTTTGTCCACCGCTGTATTAA
- the LOC114412150 gene encoding 14 kDa proline-rich protein DC2.15-like: MASKTCSSLALFLTLNLIFFSLVSACGYTPCPGPNPKPRPNPNPNPNPSPSGSCPRDALKLGVCANVLNLVNVTLGQPPVTPCCTLLDGLVDLEAAVCLCTALKANILGINLNLPISLSLLLNVCSRKVPRDFQCA, encoded by the coding sequence ATGGCTTCAAAAACTTGTTCCTCCCTTGCCCTTTTCCTCACACTCAACCTCATTTTCTTCTCACTTGTTTCTGCATGCGGTTATACACCATGCCCTGGTCCAAACCCAAAGCCAAGGCCCAACcccaaccctaaccctaaccctagccCAAGTGGCTCCTGCCCCCGTGATGCACTCAAACTAGGTGTATGCGCCAATGTGCTAAACTTGGTGAACGTCACTTTGGGTCAACCACCAGTTACCCCTTGCTGCACCCTTCTCGATGGTctcgttgaccttgaagctgcAGTGTGCCTATGCACTGCCCTCAAAGCAAACATTTTGGGCATCAACCTCAACCTTCCAATCTCACTCAGCTTGCTTCTCAATGTTTGCTCAAGGAAAGTCCCACGTGATTTCCAATGTGCCTAA